TCCCGGCCCAGAAGAAGACGCAGCAGTCGGTCAAAGCCGGCGAAGTGATCGATATGGGTATGGCTGATAAAACAGTGGCTTATTTTCAGTATCTCTCCGGGGGACAGGGCGTGGATATCGCCCAGATCGAAGATGACGGCCCGGTTTTGGAAGATGCAGTTGATATACAGGCAGGGGTCGTCAAAGGGATCGTTGACGAGCAGGGGCTGAAAGGTCGGTCGCATTATCCTTTTTCAGGGATATGTTTCTTCACCTGCTGGCTGATGCAGGTGTAAATGTCTTCATCCGAACCGAAAACATCCACGGTATCCTTGTGGTTGATAACCTTTTCAATCACGAAGGCCGTGACATACAGCGCGACAATATTGGGGTTGAGGGTGATATCCCGGAAGGGGGCGACGCAGAAGTCGATATCAAAATCATCGGAGCGGGTGAGCTCTTCCAGGCACCCGTGAATCAGGGTTTCCAGGCTGTTCTGGCTGGATGTCTCCACCAGGCCGGTTTCCACGAGCTTGGAGGTGATACTGGAAGCAAGCTGGTCCGCTATATCTCTGACCCGGGATATGGTTGATCGCCGTTCGAAATTTTTGGAGGATTCGATTCTGGAAAGGAGTTGAGACTCTCTGTTGCCCTTGTGAAAAGTTTTTCCCATGACACATTCCTTAATTTACAAACCGCTGTCCGTTCTTCAGTTCTCAAATATTCGTCACCATAATGGGGGAGAGGCCTGATTGCAAGGAAAAATTCAGGAAATTTTTTGATTGACGGGCGTATTCCTTTTGCATGACTCCCCGCGGTTTGGTATAACCGGTTCCATTATTATCCACACCCCAACAGCAAGAGGTAATTATGACCGTCAAACAGGCGCTTCTGGACATTCTGGCCTGCCCGAAATGCAAGGGCGACATCCGCATGGACGAAACCGGCAGTTGGCTGATCTGCGATGCCTGTAAGCTGAAGTATGAAGTCCGGGACGATATTCCCATCATGCTGATCGAGGAAGCCGTCCCGCTGGACGATGCAAAATGAGTATCCCCGCCCAGCCGGATCCGGCCAGACTGGTCATTGGAATTCTTACCGGCCGCAAGGATCTGCTGGAACCGGTAGCCGGAGAC
This window of the Thermodesulfobacteriota bacterium genome carries:
- a CDS encoding Trm112 family protein; translation: MTVKQALLDILACPKCKGDIRMDETGSWLICDACKLKYEVRDDIPIMLIEEAVPLDDAK